A stretch of the Flavobacterium sp. 5 genome encodes the following:
- a CDS encoding Bax inhibitor-1/YccA family protein, whose product MNSNNPFLNNKTFSTAASRKDEVHYATVIDNNQDMTLSGTINRSLILFLLLIASATVIWWATFNGINPIVPAFGGAIVGLILVVIAAFKPEYSPYLAPGYALFEGLFIGGISAIFEVQYPGIVTQAVGATFVTFAVCLGLYKYKIVKVTEQFKSVVIAATFAIATYYLVSWLFSMFTSFVPVHYGNSMMSIGISVFVIVIAALNLFLDFDRIEKGVEQRMPKYMEWYGAMGLMITLVWLYIEFLRLLSKLSKK is encoded by the coding sequence GATGAAGTGCATTATGCTACTGTTATTGATAATAATCAAGACATGACTTTGTCTGGAACGATCAACAGAAGTTTAATTCTTTTTTTATTATTGATTGCTTCTGCAACAGTAATTTGGTGGGCAACTTTTAATGGAATCAATCCAATAGTTCCTGCATTTGGTGGAGCAATTGTTGGATTAATTTTGGTAGTAATTGCTGCATTCAAACCTGAATATTCACCTTATTTAGCTCCTGGATATGCACTTTTTGAAGGATTATTTATTGGTGGGATATCTGCTATTTTTGAAGTGCAATATCCTGGAATTGTAACTCAGGCAGTAGGCGCAACCTTTGTGACTTTTGCAGTTTGCCTTGGATTGTATAAATATAAAATTGTTAAAGTAACCGAGCAATTCAAATCAGTGGTTATAGCAGCAACATTTGCCATCGCAACTTATTATTTAGTTTCTTGGTTGTTTTCTATGTTCACAAGTTTTGTACCAGTACATTATGGAAATTCTATGATGAGTATTGGTATTAGCGTATTTGTAATTGTAATTGCAGCATTAAATTTGTTCTTAGATTTTGACAGAATTGAAAAAGGAGTGGAACAAAGAATGCCAAAATATATGGAATGGTATGGTGCAATGGGATTGATGATAACACTAGTGTGGTTGTATATCGAATTTTTAAGATTGTTATCAAAATTATCTAAAAAATAG
- the hflX gene encoding GTPase HflX — protein MLEKEIINFEKTAIVGIVTQNQSEEKLKEYLDELEFLTFTAGGEVVKRFSQKMERPNPKTFVGTGKLEEICLFVKENDISTLVFDDELSPSQQKNISKIIDCKILDRTHLILDIFAQRAETSYARTQVELAQCQYLLPRLSGMWTHLERQKGGIGMRGPGETEIETDRRIVRDRIALLKEKIKTIDKQMGVQRSNRGAMVRVALVGYTNVGKSTLMNAIGKSDVFVENKLFATLDTTVRKVVIKNLPFLLSDTVGFIRKLPTQLVDSFKSTLDEVREADLLLHVVDISHPEFEDHIASVNQTLLDIKAHDKPVIMVFNKIDAYKHLTIDEDDLMTEKTPRHFTLKEWEQTWMHRLDGQNALFISASQKENFEEFRECVYEAVREIHITRFPYNKFLYPDYKDAVEKEEDNE, from the coding sequence ATGTTAGAAAAAGAAATAATAAATTTTGAAAAAACGGCTATTGTTGGTATTGTTACTCAAAACCAAAGTGAAGAAAAACTCAAAGAATATCTTGATGAATTAGAGTTTTTGACTTTTACAGCTGGGGGAGAAGTGGTTAAGCGCTTTTCGCAAAAAATGGAACGTCCCAATCCTAAAACTTTTGTGGGAACTGGAAAGCTGGAAGAGATTTGTCTTTTTGTAAAAGAAAATGACATATCAACTTTAGTATTTGATGATGAATTATCACCTTCACAACAAAAGAATATATCTAAAATAATTGATTGTAAAATATTAGACCGTACGCATCTTATACTTGATATTTTTGCTCAAAGAGCAGAGACTTCTTATGCAAGAACACAAGTAGAACTAGCGCAATGTCAATATTTGTTACCAAGACTTTCTGGAATGTGGACACACTTGGAACGTCAAAAAGGAGGTATCGGAATGCGTGGTCCTGGAGAAACCGAGATTGAAACCGATAGACGTATTGTCCGCGATCGTATAGCATTACTTAAAGAGAAGATTAAGACTATCGATAAGCAAATGGGTGTACAACGCAGTAATCGTGGTGCGATGGTGCGTGTGGCTTTGGTGGGTTATACCAATGTTGGAAAATCGACATTAATGAATGCTATTGGAAAAAGTGATGTGTTTGTAGAAAATAAACTTTTTGCAACATTAGATACTACGGTTCGAAAAGTAGTTATTAAGAATTTACCTTTCTTACTATCAGATACTGTTGGTTTTATTCGAAAATTGCCTACTCAATTGGTAGATTCTTTCAAGAGTACCTTGGATGAAGTTCGTGAAGCCGATTTGTTATTGCATGTTGTAGATATTTCACATCCAGAATTTGAAGATCATATTGCATCGGTAAATCAAACCTTATTGGATATTAAAGCTCATGATAAACCTGTTATCATGGTTTTCAATAAAATTGACGCCTATAAACATTTGACTATTGATGAAGATGATTTAATGACCGAGAAAACACCTAGACATTTTACATTGAAAGAATGGGAGCAAACCTGGATGCACCGTTTGGATGGACAAAATGCTTTGTTTATTTCAGCATCTCAAAAAGAAAATTTTGAAGAATTTAGAGAGTGTGTTTACGAGGCGGTTCGAGAAATACACATTACTCGTTTTCCATATAACAAATTTTTATATCCAGATTATAAAGATGCTGTCGAGAAAGAAGAAGACAATGAATAA
- a CDS encoding DUF3078 domain-containing protein produces MKKILLLAILLQFSGKILAQSSEKELIKKTEDAAKTVDDTIKNGWMSNGKLTFLFNQASFNNWIAGGENSFSGNLGVDYKIDYKKNTFSWENRILASYGLLQTQSASFEKKTDDQLEINSIIAKRTDGSNWYYSFLANFRTQFTKGYLYSKDENGAEIREENTNFMSPGYLLFGPGMYWKKTENFKINFAPLTSKFTFVDSFYTSVPDYVDGSYFGVNANKSVLYQLGFNATGYYKFTLMENVTAENLLNLYSNYLKDPQNIDINYNLIIVMKINKILTANFNFQAIYDDDAFSGFQTKEVFGVGLNYNF; encoded by the coding sequence ATGAAAAAAATACTATTGTTAGCTATTCTGCTTCAATTTTCAGGAAAAATTTTAGCTCAATCCTCTGAAAAAGAATTAATCAAAAAAACAGAAGATGCAGCAAAAACTGTAGATGATACCATTAAGAATGGCTGGATGTCAAATGGCAAACTCACCTTTCTTTTTAACCAAGCCAGCTTTAACAATTGGATCGCAGGCGGTGAAAATAGTTTCTCGGGAAACCTTGGGGTTGATTATAAAATAGATTACAAGAAAAATACTTTTTCATGGGAAAATAGGATCTTAGCTTCCTATGGGTTGCTTCAAACACAAAGCGCTAGTTTTGAAAAGAAAACGGATGACCAACTCGAAATCAATTCTATTATCGCTAAAAGAACAGACGGAAGTAATTGGTATTATTCATTTTTAGCAAATTTTAGAACACAGTTTACAAAAGGATATCTATACTCTAAAGATGAAAATGGAGCAGAAATAAGAGAAGAAAACACCAACTTTATGTCGCCAGGTTATCTTCTATTTGGTCCGGGTATGTATTGGAAAAAGACAGAGAATTTCAAAATTAATTTTGCTCCCTTAACATCTAAATTCACTTTTGTAGACAGTTTTTACACTTCTGTTCCTGATTATGTAGATGGCAGTTATTTTGGAGTAAATGCAAACAAAAGTGTATTATATCAATTAGGTTTCAATGCAACTGGCTATTATAAATTCACATTAATGGAAAATGTCACTGCCGAAAATCTTTTGAATTTATATTCTAACTATTTAAAAGATCCGCAAAATATTGATATCAATTACAATTTAATTATAGTAATGAAAATAAATAAAATATTAACTGCCAATTTTAATTTTCAAGCTATCTATGATGATGATGCTTTTTCAGGTTTTCAAACTAAAGAAGTGTTTGGTGTAGGGCTGAATTATAATTTTTAG
- a CDS encoding DUF2480 family protein encodes MEEIINKVANSVLEVFDLEDYYPAGVRAQIDISQWLYEGFLLKEKDFREHLNNQDWSKYQDQYVAVTCGTDAIIPQWAIILVTMHLAPFAKKIVNGYVEDLDASLYEELLSSIDYTVYQDKPVIIKGCSKKPVPMRAYVLAAQYLQPYARSIMYGEACSAVPLYKTAKK; translated from the coding sequence ATGGAAGAAATTATAAATAAAGTAGCCAATAGTGTTTTAGAAGTTTTTGATCTTGAAGACTATTATCCTGCTGGAGTTCGAGCGCAAATCGATATTTCCCAGTGGCTTTATGAAGGCTTTTTGTTAAAGGAAAAAGATTTTAGAGAGCATCTTAATAATCAGGATTGGTCAAAATACCAAGACCAATATGTGGCCGTCACATGTGGTACAGATGCCATTATTCCTCAATGGGCAATTATTTTAGTAACTATGCATCTTGCTCCTTTTGCCAAAAAAATTGTAAACGGGTATGTTGAAGATTTGGACGCATCTCTATATGAAGAACTTTTATCTTCTATTGATTACACGGTATATCAGGATAAACCAGTTATCATAAAAGGCTGTTCCAAAAAACCAGTTCCTATGCGAGCTTATGTATTGGCAGCGCAATATTTACAGCCTTATGCCAGAAGCATAATGTATGGCGAAGCTTGTTCGGCCGTTCCTCTATACAAAACAGCCAAAAAATAA
- a CDS encoding SUF system Fe-S cluster assembly protein codes for MEQEIDTTELGESIVKKLKTIYDPEIPVDIYELGLIYDVMVNTDLEVKILMTLTSPNCPVAESLPREVEEKIKSIENVKDAEVEITFDPPWSKDLMSEEAKLELGML; via the coding sequence ATGGAACAAGAAATAGACACCACAGAATTAGGAGAATCAATTGTAAAAAAATTGAAAACCATTTACGATCCAGAGATTCCAGTAGATATTTACGAATTGGGATTGATTTATGATGTAATGGTAAATACCGATTTGGAAGTAAAAATATTGATGACGCTAACTTCTCCAAACTGTCCAGTAGCGGAAAGTTTGCCAAGAGAAGTAGAAGAAAAAATCAAATCAATTGAAAATGTTAAAGATGCTGAAGTAGAAATCACTTTTGACCCGCCATGGAGCAAAGATTTGATGAGTGAAGAGGCAAAGTTAGAATTAGGAATGCTATAA
- a CDS encoding SufE family protein, whose translation MTIKEIQNEIIDEFSMFDDWMQRYEYIIDLGKNLPLIKEELKTDNNLIKGCQSKVWLQGEQKDDTIVFTADSDAILTKGIIAILIRAFSNQKAADILNADTDFIDEIGLKEHLSPTRANGLVSMIKNIKMYALAFDAKKN comes from the coding sequence ATGACAATAAAAGAAATACAAAACGAAATTATAGACGAGTTTTCTATGTTTGACGACTGGATGCAACGTTATGAATATATTATCGATTTAGGTAAAAACCTTCCTTTAATTAAAGAAGAACTCAAAACCGATAATAATCTCATCAAAGGATGTCAATCCAAAGTTTGGTTGCAGGGTGAACAAAAAGATGATACTATCGTATTTACAGCTGATAGTGATGCTATTTTGACCAAAGGAATAATCGCAATTTTAATCCGCGCTTTTTCAAACCAAAAAGCAGCTGATATACTAAACGCAGATACTGATTTTATTGACGAAATAGGATTGAAAGAACATCTTTCGCCAACAAGAGCTAATGGATTGGTATCAATGATAAAAAATATTAAAATGTACGCATTGGCATTTGATGCTAAGAAAAATTAA
- a CDS encoding aminotransferase class V-fold PLP-dependent enzyme, with the protein MLDIQKIRADFPILSEKVNGKPLVYFDNGATSQKPQVVIDAIAQYYQEINANIHRGVHTLSQLATDAYEVSRAKVQNHVNAKHLHEVLFTSGTTFGINLVANGFASILKPGDEVLVSALEHHSNIVPWQMLCEKTGATLKVIPMNDEGELIMSEYDKLLSSNTKIVTVNHISNALGTINPIKYMIDKAHEVGAAILIDGAQAVPHLKPDVQALDCDFYVFSGHKMCGPTGTGILYGKEAWLNKLPPYQGGGEMIKEVTFEKTTYAELPHKFEAGTPNIAGGIVLGTAIDYMNEIGFENIQKQELELLHYATKRLLEIEGLKIFGTAVEKTSVVSFNIDGIHPYDIGTIIDKLGIAVRTGHHCAQPIMNFFCIPGTIRASFSFYNTKEEIDMMVEAVKKAKIMLS; encoded by the coding sequence ATGTTAGATATTCAAAAAATAAGAGCCGACTTTCCTATTCTTTCAGAAAAAGTAAATGGAAAACCATTAGTATATTTCGATAACGGTGCGACTTCGCAAAAACCGCAAGTGGTTATTGATGCGATTGCACAATATTATCAGGAAATCAATGCGAACATTCATAGGGGTGTTCACACTTTGAGCCAATTGGCGACAGATGCTTATGAAGTGTCTCGTGCTAAAGTGCAAAATCATGTGAATGCTAAACATCTTCACGAGGTGCTTTTTACTTCGGGAACTACGTTTGGTATTAATCTTGTAGCCAATGGATTTGCTTCCATTTTAAAACCAGGAGATGAAGTATTGGTTTCCGCATTAGAACATCACAGCAATATAGTGCCTTGGCAAATGTTGTGTGAAAAAACAGGTGCTACTCTCAAAGTTATTCCGATGAATGATGAAGGGGAATTGATCATGAGTGAATATGACAAATTGCTGTCTTCGAATACCAAAATTGTAACTGTAAATCATATTTCGAATGCATTGGGAACCATCAATCCTATTAAATATATGATTGATAAAGCGCACGAAGTTGGTGCGGCAATTTTGATTGATGGTGCACAAGCGGTACCGCATTTGAAACCAGATGTTCAGGCTTTGGATTGTGATTTCTACGTTTTTTCGGGTCATAAAATGTGTGGTCCAACTGGAACTGGTATTTTATACGGTAAAGAAGCTTGGTTGAATAAATTACCTCCATATCAAGGTGGTGGTGAAATGATTAAGGAAGTGACTTTTGAAAAAACCACGTATGCCGAATTGCCACATAAATTTGAAGCGGGTACACCAAATATTGCAGGAGGCATCGTTCTGGGTACTGCTATTGATTACATGAATGAAATTGGTTTTGAAAACATTCAGAAGCAAGAATTAGAATTATTGCATTACGCTACAAAACGATTGTTAGAAATTGAAGGTTTGAAGATTTTTGGAACTGCTGTTGAAAAGACTTCGGTAGTGTCGTTTAATATTGATGGTATTCATCCGTATGATATTGGAACTATTATAGACAAACTGGGAATTGCAGTAAGAACTGGACATCATTGTGCCCAGCCGATTATGAATTTCTTTTGTATTCCAGGAACGATAAGAGCTTCGTTTTCTTTTTACAATACTAAAGAAGAAATTGATATGATGGTCGAAGCTGTAAAAAAGGCAAAAATAATGTTGTCATAA